The following coding sequences lie in one Synechococcus sp. PCC 7336 genomic window:
- a CDS encoding TauD/TfdA family dioxygenase: MHNASTQPKLGLRSRRQRGSGIQVSATQLVTTAPLQPDTLLPLVVSPAVEGLNLTSWAAEQRQWIQAQLWLHGGLLCRNFTNVGAETLESLFAALGGELMEYAYRSTPRSPVRGRIYTSTAYPASESIPLHNEMSYSRNWPMRIGFSCLQSAATGGETPIADSHKVWASLDPEIRDTFARKQVLYVRNYSRELDLPWQTVFQTEDRAAVEQYCRAAGIEWEWRSGDRLRTRQVCQAVAQHPQTQAWVWFNQAHLFHVANLPPETRQSLLAVVDEADLPRNTYYGDGTPIADRILAIVRAAYAEHTVAFRWQTGDILLLDNMLVAHGRRPFTGERQVVVGMDEPYDRTVLQGEGTV; the protein is encoded by the coding sequence ATGCATAACGCCAGCACCCAACCAAAATTGGGACTGCGATCGCGCCGCCAGCGCGGGAGCGGCATCCAAGTGTCTGCCACTCAGTTGGTGACGACTGCCCCCCTGCAGCCCGATACTCTCTTGCCTTTAGTCGTCAGTCCGGCAGTGGAAGGACTGAATTTAACGAGCTGGGCCGCCGAGCAACGGCAATGGATTCAAGCGCAACTGTGGCTTCACGGCGGTCTCCTCTGCCGCAATTTCACTAACGTTGGGGCCGAAACTCTAGAAAGCTTGTTTGCGGCTCTCGGTGGCGAGTTGATGGAATATGCCTATCGCTCCACACCGCGATCGCCGGTTCGAGGCCGCATTTACACCTCCACTGCCTATCCCGCTTCCGAATCTATTCCCCTCCACAACGAGATGTCCTACTCTCGCAACTGGCCGATGCGCATCGGTTTCAGTTGCCTGCAATCTGCCGCCACGGGAGGAGAAACCCCGATCGCCGACAGCCACAAAGTGTGGGCCAGCCTCGACCCCGAAATCCGAGATACCTTCGCCCGCAAACAGGTGCTCTACGTGCGCAACTACAGCCGCGAACTGGATTTGCCCTGGCAGACGGTGTTTCAAACGGAGGATCGGGCCGCAGTGGAGCAGTATTGTCGGGCTGCGGGCATCGAATGGGAATGGCGCTCGGGCGATCGCCTGCGCACGCGCCAGGTGTGTCAGGCGGTGGCACAGCATCCCCAGACCCAAGCTTGGGTGTGGTTCAACCAAGCTCATCTCTTCCACGTTGCGAATTTGCCGCCGGAAACGCGGCAATCTCTGCTGGCAGTGGTAGATGAAGCAGATTTGCCCCGCAATACCTATTACGGCGACGGTACTCCCATTGCAGATCGGATCCTCGCGATCGTTCGCGCTGCCTACGCCGAACATACCGTTGCCTTCCGCTGGCAAACGGGGGACATTTTGCTGCTCGACAACATGCTTGTGGCTCACGGTCGGAGGCCCTTCACTGGCGAACGACAGGTGGTGGTCGGTATGGACGAGCCCTACGACCGGACGGTGCTGCAAGGGGAGGGAACAGTTTGA